One window of Trifolium pratense cultivar HEN17-A07 linkage group LG5, ARS_RC_1.1, whole genome shotgun sequence genomic DNA carries:
- the LOC123886997 gene encoding heat shock cognate 70 kDa protein-like, whose protein sequence is MKRKHEGCAVGIDLGTTYSCVAVWQEQHCRVEIIHNDQGNKLTPSCVAFTEEQRLIGDAAKNQAAVNPQNTIFDAKRLIGRKFSDPIVQDDLLLWPFKVTAGVNDKPMITVTYKGQEKKLCAEEVSSMVLTKMREIAEAYLESPVKNAVVTVPAYFSDSQRKATIDAGAIAGLNVLRVMNEPTAAAVAYGLDKRTNCVEERNIFVFDLGGGTFDVSLLTIKDNNFRVKATAGNTHLGGEDFDNRMVNYFVQEFKRKNKLDISGNAKALRRLRIACERAKRSLSFLVVSTIELDSLFEGIDFCSSINRAKFEEINMDLFNECMKCVDSCLTDANMDKSNVDDVVLVGGSSRIPKVQQLLQDFFKGKELCKSINPDEAVAYGAAVQAALLSEDVKNVPKLVLQDVTPLSLGFFAVGDIMNVVIPRNTCIPVKKTKVYATAQDNQTSSLIKVYEGERTRASDNNLLGSFVLSGIPPAPRGSCSSNVCFSIDENGILTVSSTIISSGNSNQITITNYKERLSAEEIKKLIKEAENYRIEDYKFLRKAKAVNALDYYIYKMKNALKNEDVNIKLSSEEIEKIESAIAVATNLLSDDNQKVEVDVLEDHLKGLESRMEPIIAKTI, encoded by the exons ATGAAGAGAAAACATGAAGGATGCGCTGTGGGAATAGACCTTGGAACAACGTATTCGTGCGTTGCAGTGTGGCAAGAACAACACTGTCGAGTTGAGATAATTCACAATGATCAAGGGAACAAACTAACACCTTCTTGTGTTGCTTTCACTGAAGAACAAAGGTTGATTGGTGATGCTGCTAAGAATCAAGCTGCTGTCAATCCACAAAACACTATCTTTG aTGCGAAGAGGTTAATTGGTAGGAAGTTTAGCGACCCTATTGTTCAAGATGATTTGTTGTTATGGCCCTTCAAGGTCACTGCTGGTGTCAATGACAAACCCATGATTACAGTCACATACAAGGGTCAGGAGAAGAAGCTTTGTGCAGAAGAAGTGTCGTCTATGGTACTCACTAAGATGCGAGAAATTGCTGAGGCATATTTAGAATCACCGGTTAAAAATGCAGTTGTTACCGTGCCAGCTTACTTTAGTGACTCTCAGAGAAAAGCCACTATAGATGCTGGTGCTATTGCTGGCCTAAATGTTTTGAGGGTAATGAATGAACCTACTGCCGCTGCTGTTGCTTATGGCCTTGACAAGAGAACAAACTGTGTTGAAGAGCGaaatatttttgtctttgatCTCGGTGGTGGGACTTTTGATGTGTCTCTACTAACGATTAAAGATAACAACTTCCGAGTTAAAGCAACTGCAGGAAACACTCACCTTGGTGGAGAGGACTTTGATAATAGAATGGTTAACTACTTTGTACAAGAGTTCAAGAGAAAGAACAAATTAGACATAAGTGGAAATGCAAAAGCGTTGAGGAGGTTGCGAATAGCTTGCGAGAGGGCTAAAAGATCACTTTCGTTCCTTGTTGTCTCCACAATTGAGTTAGATTCTCTATTTGAAGGCATAGATTTTTGTTCGTCGATCAATCGTGCCAAGTTTGAGGAAATTAATATGGATCTATTCAATGAATGTATGAAGTGCGTTGATAGTTGTCTTACAGATGCTAACATGGACAAGAGTAATGTAGATGATGTCGTCCTTGTTGGTGGGTCTTCTAGGATTCCTAAAGTGCAACAGCTATTACAGGACTTTTTTAAGGGGAAGGAGTTGTGCAAGAGCATTAACCCTGATGAGGCCGTAGCTTATGGGGCAGCTGTTCAGGCTGCTTTGTTGAGTGAAGATGTTAAGAATGTTCCTAAGTTGGTGCTGCAGGATGTTACACCTTTGTCTCTTGGTTTTTTTGCAGTAGGAGATATCATGAATGTGGTGATTCCTAGGAACACTTGCATTCCTGTCAAGAAGACCAAAGTATATGCTACAGCTCAAGATAACCAAACCAGTTCCTTGATTAAGGTTTATGAGGGTGAGAGAACAAGAGCCAGCGACAACAATTTGCTTGGTTCTTTTGTTCTTTCTGGTATTCCGCCAGCTCCCCGTGGCTCCTGTTCTTCAAATGTCTGTTTTtctattgatgaaaatggtattttgaCAGTTTCTTCAACAATTATCTCTTCTGGTAATTCGAATCAGATTACAATAACGAATTACAAAGAACGGTTGTCAGCTgaagaaattaagaaattaattaaagaagCTGAGAATTACCGTATTGAAGATTACAAATTCCTAAGGAAGGCCAAAGCAGTCAATGCATTGGATTACTACATTTACAAAATGAAAAATGCTTTAAAGAATGAGGATGTTAATATAAAGCTCTCCTCAGAGGAAATTGAGAAGATTGAATCAGCAATTGCAGTGGCCACAAATTTGCTCAGTGACGATAACCAAAAGGTTGAAGTAGATGTTCTGGAGGATCATCTAAAAGGGCTTGAGAGTAGGATGGAACCAATTATAGCTAAGactatttag